The following nucleotide sequence is from Firmicutes bacterium ASF500.
CCAGCCTCTATCCCCTGGTAGGCGACCGGATTAACGGCGGGTTTGGCAGCTTCATCGATCTGCTGTGCGTCTTCGGCATTGCCGGCGGCGTGTCCGCCAGTTTGGGCGTAGCCTCCATGCAGCTGGGGTCCGGCCTGGGTCAGCTGTTCAGCTTCACCCCCTCCCCCATGCACTGGTTTATCATCACTCTGGCTATCGTGGCCGTATTTATCATGTCCAGCTACACCGGCATCAGCCGAGGCGTGCGCTGGCTGTCCGATAAAAATGCCAAGATTTACATCGTCCTTCTGATTTACGTCTTCTTCTGTGCTTCCACCAAAGAAATTCTGGCAATGAGCACTGAGTCTATGGGCTTCTTCGCTCAGAACTGGATTGTACAGGACACCTATCTGGGCGTGATGGTTGACGGCGCGCAGACTTCCATGTGGCCCACCTGGTGGACCATCAACTACTGGTCTTTCATGATCGCCTATACTCCCCTCACCGGTATGTTCCTGGCCAAGATCGCCCAAGGCCGTACGCTTAAAGAATTTGCTCTGTTCAACTTCGTCCTGCCTGGCGCTTTCGGTATGCTGTGGTTTGCCGTCTTCGGTTCCGCCGCCATCTATATGGAAGCGGGCGGCGCCGGTATCCACGACGCCATGACCTCCAAAGGCACCGAAGCCACCGTGTTCGCTTTCTTTGACAACCTGCCCCTCAGCACCATCCTGTCTGTGGTCTTTATGATCACCGCCTTCCTCTCCGTGGTCACCCTGTGCGACTCCATGACCACCACGGTCTCCTCCATCACCTTGGAGGGCAAGGATGTGGCCTCCGAGGAGCCCCCTGCCCGGATCAAGATTTTCTGGGGCATCGTGATGGCGGCTCTGGCCTTCGTCAACATCCTGGTGGCCGGCATCACCGGCAACACCTCCGGCATCAACGCCACCAAGCTCCTGGCGATCACCTGCGCTTTCCCTCTGCTCTTCGTGGTGGTGGCAATGGCCATCAGCTGCTTCAAGCTGCTGGGCAAATACGCTGAGACCTACGAGCGCGAAAAATAAACCTCTCTCTTCCCCTTTCCACCCCGAACGCCGCCCTCCGTCTGGAGGGCGGCGTTCGGGGCCTTTTAACGAAACGGCGCGGCCCTGCTGGCCGCGCCGTTATCAATTTCAGTTATTTCAGGCAGAAGCCGCCCTTGCCCTTGTTCTTGACCTCGTAGAGGGCCTCGTCCGCCACAGCGCTCAGCTCCTCATAAGTACTTCCATAAGTGGGCGCGCCCGCCGCGCCGATGCTGACGCTGGCCCGGATATCCATCCCCTCCAGCCGCAGGTTCCGCACCCGCTCCAGGAGCTCCTGGCCCTTCTGCTCGGAGAGTCTCCGGCTGTCCGAGCCGGACAGGAAAGCCACAAATTCGTCTCCGCCCACCCGGGCCACAATATCGTCGGCCCGGAAGGTCTCCGTCAGGATTCCGGCAATGGCGGTGAGCAGCTGGTCTCCGGCGGCGTGTCCAAAGCTGTCGTTCACCGACTTAAAGTCGTCCAGGTCCATCATGAACAGCACGCCCCGGGATATCTGCTCCAGCCGGGCGTTAATCAGCTTGACGCCCGCCCGGTTATACAGGCCGGTGAGGGGGTCAAGCTGGGCCTGCTTGCGCAACTCGATCTCCCGGACAATCTGGGTGCTGATGTCGGTCAATGTGCCAATGACCTGTTCCACATGGCCGTCTGGGCCGTAAATCGCCTTATACTGGCTTCGGTACCAGTTGTATTCCCCGCCTTGCTTTTTCAGCCGGATCCGGTCGTGCTCGATCTGACCTTCAGACATCTGGCCGGCGGAGCGGAGTATATGCTGTACGTGTTCCATGTCGTCCGGGTGGAACACCGAAAAACTGTTGGCCTTGTTGGTGACGCCCGTCAGGCGCAGGCTCTTCAGCTCCAAAGAATCCAGCGCGTTGGATGTAAATTCCAGGCTGTCGTCCTTCACGTTGTATTCAAAGAGGAGGGTATCCCGGAACTGGGCCAGCTTGTTGTATCGCATCTTTTCCTCCGCCAGACGGCTGCGCTGCCGCCAGGCCAGGACTGCCAGGATGGCGC
It contains:
- the betL gene encoding Glycine betaine transporter BetL, with protein sequence MKKGFQIRKSVFIPLCAIYILVTLLGIIVPEAFAAAENAIVNFAAGWFGWLYQITTIVLIVICVWVLFSKKVGNIRIGGPKAKPTMSKWNWFAISLCGGIATGIVFWGIAEPITHYVEGIPGLVEGGSRLSALYALSTTYMHWGFPLYAYYCAAGILIGVCVYNLGKPYNVSSSLYPLVGDRINGGFGSFIDLLCVFGIAGGVSASLGVASMQLGSGLGQLFSFTPSPMHWFIITLAIVAVFIMSSYTGISRGVRWLSDKNAKIYIVLLIYVFFCASTKEILAMSTESMGFFAQNWIVQDTYLGVMVDGAQTSMWPTWWTINYWSFMIAYTPLTGMFLAKIAQGRTLKEFALFNFVLPGAFGMLWFAVFGSAAIYMEAGGAGIHDAMTSKGTEATVFAFFDNLPLSTILSVVFMITAFLSVVTLCDSMTTTVSSITLEGKDVASEEPPARIKIFWGIVMAALAFVNILVAGITGNTSGINATKLLAITCAFPLLFVVVAMAISCFKLLGKYAETYEREK